CTTTTTAGGTTTTTCAGCCATCTCTTTTGTAAAAATAACCATAAAATAGGTTACTTATAAGTAACGCTTTTTAAGGGACAAATTTTAAGCTAACTCCTTGATAGTCTTATGGCTAAATAAAAATCGGCAAAAGGGATGGTATAGTTCCCCCAGTAGCCCCCAGAGTTGCTCTGGGAGTAGCTCTGAGGGTTGCTATGGGATTAGCTTTGGGTATGGCTCTGGGACTGACTATGAGACTGGCTTCGGAGATGGCTCAGGGATATGCTCTGGGAGTAGTTCTGGGAGTGGCTTAGGGAATGGCTCTGGGAGCGGCTCCCTGGGTGGGTATATAAAGGAAAAACGGGGCTCATTTGAGCCCCGTCTTGATACTTCTTCGTTAACGCACCAGAAGCTTGACTTCAGCCTTCTCAGTGCCTTGCTCATACTTTAAGAAGTAGACACCACGAGCTAACCGCGTAGCATCAACAGTCATGGTATAAGTACCAGCCTCAAGTGTGCCCTCATACAGCGTGCTCACAACCCGACCAGAAGCATCGTAAAGCTTCAGACTCACCCGACCAGTCTGCGGTACATTGTAACGCACCGTGGCTAACTTCGTCAGCGGATTCGGCGTCACATCCAAACTAAAGAGTGCCTTGCTCTCAGTGCGCTCTGTAGCTACTGAAGGAGTAGTCACCGGCAGGACTCGAGCCACCTCACCACCGCCAATGCCATAGCGCCAGAACTCTGGAGTGTTATTACCCTTCAAGAGATAGATCGCACCACCCAGATAAGCCATTGAAGCACCAGTCTTAGGTACCGACTTCTTGTTATTGTCAACCTTCGGAACCGTATCGACAAGCAACCAGCTGTTCTGATTGATACCATACCAATACAGATACGGCACACCACCACCCTTTATCGCATATATCGCATTGCCCGCCACCACCAACGCACCACCATCCTTAACATAGAACTTCTTACCCTTCTTAGCTGTACCAGCCCAGAAACTATCAACCTCAGGAAGCTGCGCAACCTCTGCCCAATTTCCATCCGCAATGCTATACCGAGCAAAGTAATTCGGCTTATCGCCGCCTTTCATCGC
This genomic window from candidate division WOR-3 bacterium contains:
- a CDS encoding T9SS type A sorting domain-containing protein yields the protein AMKGGDKPNYFARYSIADGNWAEVAQLPEVDSFWAGTAKKGKKFYVKDGGALVVAGNAIYAIKGGGVPYLYWYGINQNSWLLVDTVPKVDNNKKSVPKTGASMAYLGGAIYLLKGNNTPEFWRYGIGGGEVARVLPVTTPSVATERTESKALFSLDVTPNPLTKLATVRYNVPQTGRVSLKLYDASGRVVSTLYEGTLEAGTYTMTVDATRLARGVYFLKYEQGTEKAEVKLLVR